One Solea senegalensis isolate Sse05_10M linkage group LG3, IFAPA_SoseM_1, whole genome shotgun sequence genomic window carries:
- the peli3 gene encoding E3 ubiquitin-protein ligase pellino homolog 1 codes for MVLEGSSEALCPTPSLELRPSCNKSQTSPPLSTSSQPHDGVFPEDKEPVKYGELIVLGHNGSLANGDKGRRRSRLALYKRPKANGVKPDVIHNVSTPLVSKALSNKSQHSISYTLSRSHSVIVEYTHDTNTDMFQIGRSTESMIDFVVTDTAGSGSSQGGGAAGEGGGGGQSAQSTISRYACRIMCERSAPYTARIYAAGFDSSKNIFLGERAAKWRTSDGLMDGLTTNGVLVMHPAGEFVSEPAPGVWREISVCGNVFALRETRSAQQRGKLVENESNTLQDGSLIDLCGATLLWRTPAGLRHTPTLKQLESLRQELNAARPQCPVGFNTLAFPSLAQREIVDKKQPWVYVNCGHVHGYHNWGYRKEKGPAGPGGTAPAGTGERECPMCRRVGPYVPLWLGCEGGLYLDAGPPTHAFCPCGHVCSEKTVVGWSQIPLPHGTHAFHAACPFCGTWLTGEQGHIKLIFQGPVD; via the exons ATGGTTTTAGAGGGAAGCTCAGAGGCGCTGTGTCCCACCCCATCTCTGGAGCTGCGCCCGTCCTGCAACAAGAGCCAGACCTCGCCTCCTCTGAGCACAAGCTCGCAACCCCACGACGGAGTCTTCCCCGAGGACAAGGAGCCCGTCAAGTACGGCGAGCTCATCGTCTTAGG ACACAATGGGTCGCTGGCCAACGGGGACAAGGGTCGCAGAAGAAGTCGTCTGGCCCTTTACAAGAGACCCAAGGCCAATGGGGTCAAACCTGATGTTATCCACAACGTCTCAACACCTCTGGTGTCAAAG GCACTCAGCAACAAAAGCCAGCACAGCATCTCCTACACACTGTCACGGAGCCACTCTGTCATTGTGGAGTACACGCATGACACCAACACAGACATGTTCCAG ATTGGCCGGTCCACAGAGAGCATGATCGACTTTGTGGTGACGGACACAGCAGGCAGCGGCAGCAGTCAGGGCGGGGGTGCAGCGGGGGAGGGCGGCGGTGGAGGACAGTCGGCGCAGAGCACCATCTCCCGCTACGCATGTCGCATCATGTGTGAACGCAGCGCTCCCTACACGGCCCGCATCTACGCCGCCGGCTTCGACTCCTCCAAGAACATCTTCCTGGGG GAGCGGGCTGCCAAATGGAGGACGTCGGACGGCTTGATGGACGGACTGACCACTAACGGCGTGCTGGTGATGCACCCGGCGGGGGAGTTTGTGTCTGAGCCGGCACCGGGCGTCTGGAGGGAAATCTCGGTATGCGGCAACGTTTTTGCCCTGAGGGAAACGCGCTCAGCCCAGCAGAGAGGCAAGCTG GTTGAAAATGAGTCCAATACCCTACAGGACGGTTCTCTGATTGATCTGTGTGGGGCGACCCTGCTGTGGAGAACCCCTGCCGGACTGCGCCACACCCCCACCCTCAAACAGCTGGAGTCCCTGCGCCAGGAGCTGAACGCCGCCCGACCACAATGTCCAGTGGGCTTCAACACTCTGGCCTTCCCGAGCCTGGCCCAGCGTGAGATCGTAGACAAGAAGCAGCCATGGGTCTACGTCAACTGTGGCCACGTGCACGGTTACCATAACTGGGGCTACCGCAAGGAGAAGGGTCCCGCCGGCCCCGGGGGCACAGCACCGGCTGGCACCGGGGAGAGAGAGTGTCCAATGTGCCGGCGAGTGGGCCCCTATGTGCCACTGTGGCTGGGCTGTGAGGGAGGATTGTACCTGGACGCCGGGCCGCCCACTCACGCTTTCTGCCCCTGTGGTCATGTTTGCTCAGAAAAGACAGTGGTGGGGTGGAGCCAGATCCCGTTACCACATGGCACCCATGCCTTTCACGCTGCCTGCCCCTTCTGTGGTACCTGGTTGACAGGAGAGCAGGGCCACATCAAACTCATCTTCCAAGGCCCCGTCGACTGA